Genomic window (Chitinophaga parva):
GCTATGGCCCGCCAGTAACGGCCCCCCCTGCGTTTCACTACCCGCAGCGGCAAAGCCTGCCCGGTAGTGGATTGCAGCCGCTGGTGCAATTGCATTTCCTTGTTATGCCATTCCCTGTCATCCAGTACGGGTTCTTCCCCGTGTATGCTGTCGTACCACGCTTCAATAAATTCCTGCTCGGCCGGCGTAGCCTGGCCGGCATTATATTTTGCGATCAGTTGCCTGAGTTCTTGCAGTTCCAAAGCGCGCTTTTTTAATTATCAGGTAAGGAAAGAAAAAGTACTAAGTAGGCCTGAATTTTTTTTCAAAGCTGGTGCAGCCCGGAAAATAACAGGAAGCCCATTACCAGCAAGGGATTTTCATAGCGGCGGATGCGCTCCCGCAGGCGGGCGGTGGCCGCATGCAACTGGTTCTTAACAGTTTGTTCGGAAAGGGAAAGCTGCCCGGCGATGGCCTTAATAGAGAGGTGCTGGTCGCGCCGCAACAAGTAGATGGCGCGCATGCGCTCCGGCATGCGGTCGGTTTCTTCGGAGATCACAGCCTGTAGTTCTTTATTCACCAGCAGGTTATAACCGGAGGGGGCGCGGTGTTCCGGTTGGGCTGCTACTTTCATGGCATAGCGCAGGCGTACTTCGTTCTTCTCAAAATGCTGGAGTACTTTATTGCGCAGGATGCCGTACAGGTAGGGGAGCAGGCGGGTGTCCGGCGCCAGCTGGTCCAGGTTGTGCCAAAAGGCTATATAGGTTTCCTGCACCAGGTCCTGTGCGAGGTCGTCCTGTTGTACTTTACGGAAGGCTTGCAGGTAAAGGGATTGCCAATACTGGCGGAAGGCCAGTTCAAAAGCCTTGTGCCGGTCGGAGCCGGCGGTAGCCAGTATGTCGTCGTCGGGAACATGCACCATAATTTCGGTCGATCGCCCGGTAAGGTACATATTATTTGGGGCAAATACCCCGGGGATATACAACATTTTGGCCGGGATCATCCTCCATGGAATTTGCTGCGCCCACAAAAAGGAATCAATTTTGTTGTGTATCTTAGTGGCCGGTTTTTTCCACCCTGCCTTAACCTGCAACTATGCCAGACCGGTTTCACCGGCCAGGATTTCCTTACACTGCAACGCTGACAAGACACGAATCATCAGAACAATTTTTTACCTGTAGCACAAACGAAGGACCATGAGCGTTCACATTGAGGTAGCGTCCCATTATGAATTTCTAAGAGCGTATGTAGAACAAATACCGGCCAGCTTTAACAGTATGGGAACCGCCGTGCACTCCGCACGGAACGTTATACGCGTTGATATACAAAACAACATAAAGCTGGTGATCAAATCCTACCGGCAGATCTACATCTTTAACCGCTTCTTCTATGCCAATATAGTGCCCTCCAAGGCCAAGCGCGCTTTCCTGTATGCCCAAAGGCTGATCAGCAAAGGGTTCCAGACACCCACACCGGTTGCATACATCGAGTGCGTAGATAATGGATTAATGCGGGACAGCTATTTTATCAGCACCTACATAGATTACCAGCCATTGAAAGACATTTACCAGTTGCCAAGGGAAGAGGCTTTGCAGATCCTGGACCAGCTGGCCGCATTCACCTGCCACCTCCATGCAGCAGGTATTTATCACAAGGACTATTCCATCGGCAATATCCTCTTTAAAAAGAACCACGAAGGGTACTACGATTTTTCGCTGGTGGATAATAACCGCATGCGCTTTGCCAAGGGCTCGTTTGCAGACCGGATGAAGAACCTGCGCCGCCTGGACCTGCCGTTGCCCATGCTGGCCTATTTCTGCCAGCAGTATGCGCGGGTGAACGGGGAAAATGATCTGCTATCGCTCACTACCATGCTGAACTACCGTAAGCACCGCCTGGTGTACCGCACCCGTAAGGACAGGATGAAGCATATTTTCAGGTGGTTTTTACCGTTCGGACAAGCGTGATCCTTTTGGTTTAATAAACTGTAAGTTGTTTGCACGAGATCAAACACCGCGCAGGCATATAGTGCGGCGTTCTACGCCTGCAAGGCGTTGGCCGTTATGCAAAGGAAAGCCGCACATCCAGGTGCGGTGCGTTTGTATAAAAAGGTAATGCTTCCAGGCCGGGCACGTAGTTGAAAATACGGGAGCCGGTGGTGGAGGCTAATTGCAGGGGCTTGTTTGTAATCACCTGCAGGGTGCCGCCATTACGGGCCAGGCGTATGCTTTTGCCATGGTGTTGCAGTGTCTCCGTGGAAGGGGAGATGAGTGGCAGCCAGGTTTTTACCTGTGTGCTCCCGTTATGGGAGTATTGCAGGCGTACGCCGGTGGGGGTAAACTGGTAGACCAGCTTACAAAGGATAGCGCCGGTGGGGGGTGCCTGCTGGTCTTTGTTTACCAGCGCTGCATGCACGGTTACCGTAACGGTATCCCCTTTGGTGCGCGTTTCCATGCTGGCGCCAAAGTCATTGATATTCGTATATGTGTTACCGTTATACTCCAATGATATGCGCGGTGTAAGCGGTAGGCTGTGTGGATCTTTATCTTCCTGCATGTTGTGGGCTTCGTACAGCTGGTATTCGTTCATACTGGCGCAAAGCAGGATGCCTGCCGTTGTGTGCCACAGCATAGACAGTGCACCGCCGCTGGCATGGCCGGCTTTGTAGTCTTTATAATCACGGTCGTACCCGGTGATGGTGGCGCGGTATGGGCCGGTGGCCACGAGGCCTGTTTGAATATCAGCGAAGAAACGGCTGCCGTAGGCCTGCTCCCGGGGCAGCTTTACCGGCGCAAAAGTAGGCGGGGGCTGGGGAATGCCGTGATCCAACAAGGTAACCTGTGCCTTTAAATGACAGAAAGTATGGTGCAGGCCCGATGTAACTCCATGTGAAAAATAATGCGGCCCGCCATACAGCAACCCATCATGGGTATGCCGTTCCAGTAACTGCGTATTACGCAATGCTGCCATATAAAACTCCGGGGACTGCCCGCCCAGCAAGGCATACGCCGGCTGGCAGCCGTCGGAGGTGCGGCTGCCCCAGTAGGTCCATTTATAATTACGGGTGCCCCAGCTGTTGTCCCATCCACCATCCGGCAGCATAAACTGCAGGTGTGCCTGCATGCTTTCCTGCACTGCTTCCAGCACTTCCCGGTCACTGGTGTGCAGGGCATAGAGCACCAGGTTAGGGAGCGATTCTTCTACGTTGTAGCCCAGGTCTACGGAGTAGCAGCCTTTGGGGCTGGGTGTTTTGTAAGGCGTTCCTTCGCCCGTTAGCAGCTTATCTTTTTTACTGATGAAGGTGATGGCCTGTTTTGCAAGGCTGGCGGCCTTTTCCCGGTATTGCGGTCTGTCCAGCAGGTCTGCCAGGAGGGCCAGTGCATAGGTGGCCGAAATGGGATAGTTGATGTTACCGTATTCAATGTTGAAGTTGTTATAAATGAAGTCACCTGCTCTGGCAAT
Coding sequences:
- a CDS encoding RNA polymerase sigma factor; this translates as MVHVPDDDILATAGSDRHKAFELAFRQYWQSLYLQAFRKVQQDDLAQDLVQETYIAFWHNLDQLAPDTRLLPYLYGILRNKVLQHFEKNEVRLRYAMKVAAQPEHRAPSGYNLLVNKELQAVISEETDRMPERMRAIYLLRRDQHLSIKAIAGQLSLSEQTVKNQLHAATARLRERIRRYENPLLVMGFLLFSGLHQL
- a CDS encoding lipopolysaccharide kinase InaA family protein, coding for MSVHIEVASHYEFLRAYVEQIPASFNSMGTAVHSARNVIRVDIQNNIKLVIKSYRQIYIFNRFFYANIVPSKAKRAFLYAQRLISKGFQTPTPVAYIECVDNGLMRDSYFISTYIDYQPLKDIYQLPREEALQILDQLAAFTCHLHAAGIYHKDYSIGNILFKKNHEGYYDFSLVDNNRMRFAKGSFADRMKNLRRLDLPLPMLAYFCQQYARVNGENDLLSLTTMLNYRKHRLVYRTRKDRMKHIFRWFLPFGQA
- a CDS encoding twin-arginine translocation signal domain-containing protein; protein product: MPSYSRRQFLQHSTAGAAGLLLSHHFAAAWPQIPAAGDLQALATSLSGTWGQKLRSLQVTDQHHPHYGTIISPEEHMIHGRMGECIYPFLHLAARHNDHRYVDAALLLYNWMERTVSQEDGSWLNEPEKGSWKGTTVFGSIALAEALKNHGQLLDNSFRKTLQERIARAGDFIYNNFNIEYGNINYPISATYALALLADLLDRPQYREKAASLAKQAITFISKKDKLLTGEGTPYKTPSPKGCYSVDLGYNVEESLPNLVLYALHTSDREVLEAVQESMQAHLQFMLPDGGWDNSWGTRNYKWTYWGSRTSDGCQPAYALLGGQSPEFYMAALRNTQLLERHTHDGLLYGGPHYFSHGVTSGLHHTFCHLKAQVTLLDHGIPQPPPTFAPVKLPREQAYGSRFFADIQTGLVATGPYRATITGYDRDYKDYKAGHASGGALSMLWHTTAGILLCASMNEYQLYEAHNMQEDKDPHSLPLTPRISLEYNGNTYTNINDFGASMETRTKGDTVTVTVHAALVNKDQQAPPTGAILCKLVYQFTPTGVRLQYSHNGSTQVKTWLPLISPSTETLQHHGKSIRLARNGGTLQVITNKPLQLASTTGSRIFNYVPGLEALPFYTNAPHLDVRLSFA